One window of Pseudocalidococcus azoricus BACA0444 genomic DNA carries:
- a CDS encoding ferrochelatase: protein MVVLSDAGVISSSVAGADQRVAVLLMGYGEVESYEDFANYNEQALNLLTAKFAPVPAWVYPPLARLLAMFDRHEWGHQHHDFISPHNKIFEEQRAGIEAQLKHHWGEQVTVFKAFNFCAPYLPKQVLAEIQAQGFERLLIYPLLVVDSIFTSGIAVEQVNAAISEINTELEAHQGGAWLPRTRYIPSFFNRPDYIQLLAQIVETQIQSQWLKTYAPSQIGIVLMNHGCPHKAKGFTSGISESQALYESVREELIYRYPLISVGWLNHDTPLIEWTQPDVTQASQNLIQLGAKVILFMPIGFATENHETLLDVHHIIHGLEKQHPDVSYDQMPCVNAMPEFLDMVAAWAEPHISALMAPEPTAQLSHSGHSHNGHHHHHHH from the coding sequence ATGGTTGTCCTTTCAGATGCTGGTGTGATCTCCTCCTCCGTTGCTGGGGCCGATCAGCGGGTGGCAGTGTTATTAATGGGCTACGGAGAAGTGGAGAGTTATGAAGATTTTGCCAATTACAACGAACAAGCCCTGAATTTGCTCACGGCCAAGTTTGCCCCCGTGCCGGCCTGGGTTTATCCGCCCTTAGCTCGCCTCCTTGCCATGTTTGATCGCCATGAATGGGGGCATCAACACCATGATTTTATTTCCCCACACAACAAAATTTTCGAGGAACAACGGGCCGGGATTGAAGCCCAGTTAAAACACCATTGGGGAGAGCAAGTCACTGTCTTTAAGGCCTTTAATTTTTGCGCCCCCTATTTGCCCAAGCAGGTCTTAGCCGAAATCCAGGCCCAGGGGTTTGAGCGGTTACTAATTTATCCCCTGCTGGTGGTGGACTCCATTTTTACCAGTGGAATTGCCGTTGAGCAGGTGAATGCCGCCATTAGTGAGATCAATACTGAGTTAGAAGCCCATCAAGGGGGGGCCTGGTTGCCACGGACACGCTACATCCCCTCATTTTTTAACCGCCCAGACTATATTCAGCTTCTGGCCCAAATTGTCGAAACCCAAATTCAATCCCAGTGGCTGAAAACCTATGCCCCCAGTCAAATCGGGATTGTCCTGATGAATCATGGTTGCCCCCATAAAGCCAAGGGATTTACCTCTGGGATTAGTGAAAGCCAGGCCCTTTATGAGTCGGTGCGGGAAGAGTTGATTTATCGGTATCCGCTCATTTCTGTCGGTTGGCTGAATCACGATACGCCGCTAATTGAATGGACACAGCCCGATGTCACCCAGGCCAGTCAAAATTTAATTCAACTGGGCGCGAAGGTGATCCTGTTTATGCCCATTGGCTTTGCCACCGAAAACCATGAAACTCTCTTGGATGTCCATCACATTATCCATGGCCTGGAAAAACAGCATCCCGATGTGAGCTATGACCAAATGCCCTGTGTTAACGCAATGCCAGAGTTTTTAGACATGGTCGCGGCCTGGGCTGAACCCCACATTTCTGCCTTAATGGCCCCGGAACCGACCGCACAGTTAAGTCACTCTGGGCATAGTCACAACGGTCACCACCATCATCATCATCATTAG
- a CDS encoding DUF3181 family protein — MSQTTEILEKLAADIGRDVYIDIARWHLYLAEAHLHTVLASEFYPYLSGKPLQAADVKAVLAKIPVKLGGGQAELPLSVLIPPSAQAQLLEILQNWQQEL, encoded by the coding sequence ATGAGTCAGACCACTGAAATCCTGGAAAAACTGGCCGCAGATATTGGTCGGGATGTTTACATTGACATTGCTCGTTGGCATTTGTACTTAGCTGAAGCCCATCTCCATACTGTTTTGGCCAGTGAATTCTATCCCTATTTGAGTGGCAAACCCCTTCAAGCTGCGGATGTCAAAGCTGTGTTAGCCAAAATCCCAGTCAAATTGGGGGGTGGACAAGCTGAATTGCCCCTAAGTGTCCTGATTCCCCCCTCTGCCCAGGCCCAGCTTTTAGAAATCCTCCAAAATTGGCAGCAGGAACTTTAG
- a CDS encoding DUF4351 domain-containing protein: MLHLEFQTLPQSQPDLPFRMVDYYIRLKRLYPQSQIHQVLIFLKPSNDIRCHISQYQDAQLTHQFQVIRMWEQDPIPFLKNSGLLPLAALCQTANGRELLETIATELNQIPVETGRAQLMACCDLLAGLRFEKGMIKSIFREEVMQESVTYQDILQKGVQQGLKQGEATVVIRQLQRRFGELPSSVITQIKALPLSQLEALADALLDFRSLTDLAPWLSP, translated from the coding sequence TTGCTGCATTTAGAATTTCAAACTCTGCCCCAATCACAACCGGACTTACCCTTTCGGATGGTGGATTACTACATCCGCTTAAAACGACTCTACCCCCAAAGCCAAATCCATCAAGTTTTAATTTTTCTTAAGCCCAGCAACGACATCCGCTGTCACATCAGTCAATATCAGGATGCCCAACTCACGCACCAGTTTCAAGTGATTCGGATGTGGGAACAAGACCCCATACCGTTTCTAAAAAATTCTGGTTTATTACCCCTAGCAGCACTTTGCCAAACCGCAAATGGTCGAGAATTGTTAGAAACTATTGCCACTGAACTAAATCAAATTCCAGTCGAGACGGGACGGGCCCAATTGATGGCCTGTTGTGATCTTTTAGCTGGGCTAAGATTTGAGAAAGGGATGATCAAGAGTATTTTCCGGGAGGAAGTGATGCAAGAATCCGTTACATACCAGGATATTTTGCAAAAGGGAGTCCAACAAGGATTAAAGCAGGGAGAAGCGACTGTTGTGATTCGGCAACTTCAGCGGCGGTTTGGTGAATTACCCTCATCGGTCATCACTCAGATCAAAGCACTACCCTTAAGCCAATTGGAAGCCCTGGCCGATGCTCTTCTTGATTTTAGGAGCTTGACGGATTTGGCCCCTTGGCTGTCACCCTAA